The genomic segment CGCACGAAGGAAGATACGCTCGAGGCGCAGCAAAAAAAGCTGCGCGGCACTTACGGCTTGCTCTACGGCCAAGTATTGAACACGCTTCGCCTCGTCGGCAGTTTTGAGCGCCTTGACGGCGTGCCGCAAAGCGGCCGCCTGCACCTGGAAGCCACGGTGCCCGACGCCGTTCCCAACATCGCCATGCGCGCGTATTATGACGACACGCGCGTTGACAAGCTTTCCGATGTTTTCAACATGGATGAAAATTCCGCTGCGCGCGTCGGCATCGGCTACAAACTGAACCAATTCCTGATTCTTTACATGGATTACGCCTGGACCTTCAAGTTCGATCAGGCTACGCAAAAATACAAAGTGCAGCGCCGCTTCGAGCCGCAATTGGCGTTCGCTTACACCTTTCCGCTGGGAGGCGGCCGATAACCAACGAGGGGGAGCTTGACCGGGGCGATCTCAAATCTTTGGCGGAGTCTTGTTGCGCTCGTCTATCCGCCGAGTTGCGTCGTATGCGCCGATGTTCAAATCAGCGAGCGCACCCGTTTCGTATGCGAGCGCTGCTGGCGCAACGTCGAGCAAGCCCGCATTCCGCTGCCGCGCTACGCTGAAACGGATGAAGCGTGCGCCGCAGGAATTGATCTTGACCTTTCGGCTTGGTATTATGACGGTGAAATCGCGGCGTTGATACCGAGCATGAAATACCACAATCGCCCGGCATTGGCAAAAATTCTTGGCGAGCTGGCTGCTGCAAGAATACAACCGGACTTGCATGCGGTTTTAGCATCATCAGCGGTTTTGGCGC from the Cytophagia bacterium CHB2 genome contains:
- a CDS encoding ComF family protein; the protein is MTGAISNLWRSLVALVYPPSCVVCADVQISERTRFVCERCWRNVEQARIPLPRYAETDEACAAGIDLDLSAWYYDGEIAALIPSMKYHNRPALAKILGELAAARIQPDLHAVLASSAVLAPVPLHPRRRRERGFDQSLLIAQALSNKWGIAIMPKLLRRIRFTEKQVKLNAQERVQNVSGAFAIDTRFLATDDTVLLVDDVITTGATVNGCAAILKAAGFERVYAITLARTD